From Oncorhynchus mykiss isolate Arlee chromosome 6, USDA_OmykA_1.1, whole genome shotgun sequence, the proteins below share one genomic window:
- the irx3a gene encoding iroquois-class homeodomain protein irx-3 isoform X2, protein MSFPQLGYQYIRPIYPPERQGISNARAGTELSPSGALSNVLSTMYGSPFAAAAQGYGAFLPYSNDISIFNQLGAQYELKDSPGVQGHPGFAHHHPAFYPYGQYQFGDPSRPKNATRESTSTLKAWLSEHRKNPYPTKGEKIMLAIITKMTLTQVSTWFANARRRLKKENKMTWTPRSRTDEEGNVYNSDHEEGEEEDKREDEEEIDLENIDTENIENKDDLDDQDDLHADLKLDGRSDSEISDGYEDLQGPDQRFLKAVVKEGKDIHVDRGEHFHHHHHHSFEIKASQPNGEQVKLNPVSINSPPSENNAAPAQKPKIWSLAETATTPDNPRKSPQMNGSNTVGPAAQTIISPHHRLISCPVGKIQNWTNRAFSAHQLALLNSNHYLGLANQASANGLALYSRQQHQHTQDKSHSSDTAVTGLRINSKQPWFCQLSPPPRL, encoded by the exons ATGTCTTTCCCGCAGCTGGGATATCAGTACATCCGACCGATATACCCACCGGAGCGCCAGGGTATCAGCAATGCCCGAGCCGGGACGGAGTTGAGCCCGTCCGGGGCACTCTCAAACGTTCTCTCAACTATGTATGGATCACCTTTCGCCGCAGCAGCACAGGGCTATGGAGCATTTCTGCCCTATTCAAACGATATATCAATTTTCAATCAATTG GGTGCTCAGTATGAGTTGAAAGACAGTCCAGGCGTACAAGGACACCCAGGATTTGCCCACCATCACCCAGCGTTTTACCCATATGGCCAGTATCAGTTTGGTGACCCGTCCAGACCCAAAAATGCGACCAGGGAGAGCACGAGCACACTGAAGGCCTGGCTAAGCGAGCATCGTAAGAACCCCTACCCCACCAAGGGGGAGAAGATCATGCTGGCCATCATCACCAAAATGACCCTCACCCAAGTTTCCACCTGGTTCGCCAACGCCAGGAGGAGGCTAAAGAAGGAGAACAAGATGACCTGGACTCCCCGGAGCCGCACAGACGAAGAGGGAAATGTTTACAACAGTGATcacgaggagggagaggaagaggacaagagggaggatgaggaagagattGATTTAGAAAATATCGACACGGAAAATATCGAGAATAAGGACGACTTGGATGATCAGGATGACCTACACGCTGATTTAAAATTAGATGGTAGAAGCGACTCTGAGATTTCAGACGGCTATGAGGATTTACAAGGGCCCGATCAGAGATTTCTGAAGGCTGTAGTGAAGGAGGGCAAAGACATTCACGTGGACCGGGGCGAGcacttccaccaccaccaccatcactcttTTGAAATTAAAGCTTCACAACCGAATGGCGAACAAGTGAAACTGAATCCTGTGTCCATCAACTCGCCCCCATCAGAAAATAACGCGGCCCCGGCCCAAAAGCCAAAGATTTGGTCTTTGGCGGAGACAGCAACAACTCCTGACAATCCCCGCAAATCTCCACAAATGAATGGCAGCAACACAGTTGGGCCCGCGGCCCAGACCATAATCAGCCCTCACCACAGACTCATctcttgtcctgttggaaaaatcCAGAACTGGACAAACCGAGCTTTTTCTGCCCACCAGCTCGCATTACTGAACTCTAACCATTACCTTGGACTGGCGAACCAGGCTTCGGCTAACGGGCTCGCCCTCTACAGCAGGCAGCAACACCAACACACGCAGGACAAGAGTCATAGCTCAGACACAGCCGTCACAG GCCTCAGAATCAACTCGAAGCAGCCATGGTTCTGTCAGCTCTCGCCTCCTCCTAGACTTTga
- the irx3a gene encoding iroquois-class homeodomain protein irx-3 isoform X1, whose product MSFPQLGYQYIRPIYPPERQGISNARAGTELSPSGALSNVLSTMYGSPFAAAAQGYGAFLPYSNDISIFNQLGAQYELKDSPGVQGHPGFAHHHPAFYPYGQYQFGDPSRPKNATRESTSTLKAWLSEHRKNPYPTKGEKIMLAIITKMTLTQVSTWFANARRRLKKENKMTWTPRSRTDEEGNVYNSDHEEGEEEDKREDEEEIDLENIDTENIENKDDLDDQDDLHADLKLDGRSDSEISDGYEDLQGPDQRFLKAVVKEGKDIHVDRGEHFHHHHHHSFEIKASQPNGEQVKLNPVSINSPPSENNAAPAQKPKIWSLAETATTPDNPRKSPQMNGSNTVGPAAQTIISPHHRLISCPVGKIQNWTNRAFSAHQLALLNSNHYLGLANQASANGLALYSRQQHQHTQDKSHSSDTAVTERSSALEAEKKLLKTAFHPVHRRPQNQLEAAMVLSALASS is encoded by the exons ATGTCTTTCCCGCAGCTGGGATATCAGTACATCCGACCGATATACCCACCGGAGCGCCAGGGTATCAGCAATGCCCGAGCCGGGACGGAGTTGAGCCCGTCCGGGGCACTCTCAAACGTTCTCTCAACTATGTATGGATCACCTTTCGCCGCAGCAGCACAGGGCTATGGAGCATTTCTGCCCTATTCAAACGATATATCAATTTTCAATCAATTG GGTGCTCAGTATGAGTTGAAAGACAGTCCAGGCGTACAAGGACACCCAGGATTTGCCCACCATCACCCAGCGTTTTACCCATATGGCCAGTATCAGTTTGGTGACCCGTCCAGACCCAAAAATGCGACCAGGGAGAGCACGAGCACACTGAAGGCCTGGCTAAGCGAGCATCGTAAGAACCCCTACCCCACCAAGGGGGAGAAGATCATGCTGGCCATCATCACCAAAATGACCCTCACCCAAGTTTCCACCTGGTTCGCCAACGCCAGGAGGAGGCTAAAGAAGGAGAACAAGATGACCTGGACTCCCCGGAGCCGCACAGACGAAGAGGGAAATGTTTACAACAGTGATcacgaggagggagaggaagaggacaagagggaggatgaggaagagattGATTTAGAAAATATCGACACGGAAAATATCGAGAATAAGGACGACTTGGATGATCAGGATGACCTACACGCTGATTTAAAATTAGATGGTAGAAGCGACTCTGAGATTTCAGACGGCTATGAGGATTTACAAGGGCCCGATCAGAGATTTCTGAAGGCTGTAGTGAAGGAGGGCAAAGACATTCACGTGGACCGGGGCGAGcacttccaccaccaccaccatcactcttTTGAAATTAAAGCTTCACAACCGAATGGCGAACAAGTGAAACTGAATCCTGTGTCCATCAACTCGCCCCCATCAGAAAATAACGCGGCCCCGGCCCAAAAGCCAAAGATTTGGTCTTTGGCGGAGACAGCAACAACTCCTGACAATCCCCGCAAATCTCCACAAATGAATGGCAGCAACACAGTTGGGCCCGCGGCCCAGACCATAATCAGCCCTCACCACAGACTCATctcttgtcctgttggaaaaatcCAGAACTGGACAAACCGAGCTTTTTCTGCCCACCAGCTCGCATTACTGAACTCTAACCATTACCTTGGACTGGCGAACCAGGCTTCGGCTAACGGGCTCGCCCTCTACAGCAGGCAGCAACACCAACACACGCAGGACAAGAGTCATAGCTCAGACACAGCCGTCACAG AGAGATCTAGTGCCTTGGAAGCAGAGAAAAAGTTGTTAAAAACAGCCTTCCACCCAGTTCATAGACG GCCTCAGAATCAACTCGAAGCAGCCATGGTTCTGTCAGCTCTCGCCTCCTCCTAG